In the genome of Lynx canadensis isolate LIC74 chromosome F1, mLynCan4.pri.v2, whole genome shotgun sequence, one region contains:
- the FCRL3 gene encoding Fc receptor-like protein 3 isoform X8, whose protein sequence is MLLWLLLILAPGRQPAGALPKALLLLKPPWSTAFKGETVTLFCKDHHSLAWEYVSWYHNETPLRKQSGKLQISKSGHYRCKTQRSSLSDPVHVQFLSDWLVLQASHPAFERDKVVLRCRGKEDEDIMERTYYKNEEKIKSSYNSNITVYPAFNDDSTYRCTASGTNIWGRSWTETSRPLKIQVQELFPSPVLTASPPWPIEGSPVTLTCETWLPPQTSHTRLQFCFFKEHQALGAGWSNSPELQIPTTWSEGAASYWCQARTVIPRILKTSPRSQIRVHRVPVSDVNLETQPPVGQLIEGEDLVLICSVAAGTGTVTFSWHREGSERSLGRKTQNALSAELRIASVREQDAGRYYCAADNMDGPVLSKRIRITLRVPVSPPVLTVRTPRAQAVEGDVVELHCEAQRGSPPILYRFYHEDVPLGSSSAPSGGEASLNLSLTAEHSGNYSCEANNSLGVQRSKMVSLSITVPVSHPVLTLNPDVAQAMVGDVLELRCEAQRGSPPILYWFYHEDVILGNTSAPFGGGASFNLSLTTEHSGNYSCGADNGLGAQSSETVSLNITGLSKNKVTHTTVGVIGCLLSMLGLAATAALVGRFRTQRKSGPQTGQKRGSEEAPGPELNRAIPRNIGSVPGPDPPAQALHGPPSLSRPALMELQPLYSNEGGYELGG, encoded by the exons ATGCTTCTGTGGCTGTTGCTGATCCTGG CTCCCGGACGACAGCCGGCAG GAGCACTTCCAAAAGCTTTACTTCTCCTCAAACCTCCATGGTCCACAGCCTTCAAAGGAGAGACAGTGACTCTCTTCTGCAAGGATCACCATTCTCTAGCCTGGGAATACGTATCTTGGTATCACAATGAGACCCCCTTGAGAAAACAATCCGGAAAACTCCAAATAAGCAAGTCTGGACATTACAGATGCAAGACCCAAAGATCTTCCCTCAGTGACCCCGTGCACGTGCAGTTTTTATCTG ACTGGCTGGTCCTCCAGGCCTCACACCCTGCCTTTGAAAGAGATAAAGTAGTTCTGAGATGCCGAGGGAAAGAAGACGAAGATATTATGGAAAGGACTTactacaaaaatgaagaaaaaattaaaagttcttatAACTCAAACATCACAGTATATCCAGCCTTCAACGACGACAGCACATATCGTTGTACTGCTTCTGGGACAAATATTTGGGGGCGGTCATGGACAGAAACTTCACGACCTTTAAAGATCCAAGTTCAAG AGCTGTTTCCgagtcctgtgctgacagccagccCCCCCTGGCCCATCGAGGGGAGCCCCGTGACCCTGACATGTGAGACCTGGCTCCCTCCACAGACATCGCACACTAGACTCCAGTTCTGTTTCTTCAAAGAGCACCAGGCTCTGGGGGCCGGCTGGAGCAACTCCCCGGAGCTCCAGATCCCCACCACGTGGAGTGAGGGCGCCGCCTCCTACTGGTGCCAAGCAAGGACGGTGATTCCCAGGATCCTGAAAACAAGCCCACGATCCCAGATACGTGTCCATA GGGTCCCTGTGTCTGATGTGAATCTAGAGACGCAGCCCCCTGTGGGCCAGCTGATTGAAGGAGAAGACCTCGTCCTTATCTGCTCAGTAGCTGCGGGTACAGGGACGGTCACGTTCTCCTGGCACCGGGAGGGCTCGGAGAGGAGTTTGGGCAGGAAGACCCAGAACGCCCTGTCTGCAGAGCTGCGGATAGCCTCCGTGAGGGAGCAGGATGCCGGGAGGTACTACTGTGCGGCcgacaacatggatggccctGTCCTCAGTAAACGGATCAGAATCACACTGAGAG TTCCAGTCTCGCCTCCAGTCCTCACCGTCAGGACGCCCAGGGCCCAGGCCGTGGAGGGGGACGTGGTGGAGCTTCACTGCGAGGCCCAGAGGGGCTCTCCCCCCATCCTGTACCGGTTTTATCACGAGGACGTCCCCCTGGGGAGCAGCTCGGCCCCCTCTGGAGGAGAAGCATCCCTCAACCTCTCTCTGACCGCAGAACATTCTGGAAACTACTCCTGCGAGGCCAACAACAGCCTGGGAGTTCAGCGCAGTAAGATGGTGTCCCTCAGCATCACAG TTCCAGTGTCTCACCCTGTCCTCACCCTCAACCCTGATGTGGCCCAGGCTATGGTGGGAGATGTGTTAGAACTCCGCTGTGAGGCCCAGAGGGGTTCTCCCCCGATCTTATACTGGTTTTATCATGAGGATGTCATCCTGGGGAACACCTCAGCCCCCTTTGGAGGGGGAGCATCTTTTAACCTCTCTCTGACCACAGAACATTCTGGAAACTACTCCTGTGGGGCTGACAATGGCCTGGGGGCTCAGAGCAGCGAGACGGTGTCACTTAACATCACAG GGCTTTCCAAGAACAAAGTAACCCATACCACTGTGGGAGTCATCGGGTGCTTGCTAAGCATGCTTGGTCTTGCTGCTACAGCTGCTCTGGTGGGTCGCTTCAGAACCCAAAGGAAGTCAG